One window from the genome of Pedobacter schmidteae encodes:
- a CDS encoding efflux RND transporter periplasmic adaptor subunit produces the protein MKPIHLPLFIFLLFLMQACGSEQQPSQEQSIQEYPVMTLESQEATINTEYPATIQGQQNIEIRPKVDGFIAHIFVDEGASVKKGQPLFSINAPQYEQEVKTAAAAIKNAEAEVNTAKMQVEKAIPLVKEGIVSDYELKSATFNLHAKEAALAQAKASLANARTNLGYTRINSPADGVVGSIPYKTGSLVSSASPQPLTTVSNIAHVFAYFSFNEKQFLDFTDRFPGEKMNDKLKHFPAVTLLLANGTTYKEKGHMESIGGLINTETGAVNLRAGFPNPEGTIRSGASATIRIPMAVKDAVLIPAKATYEMQEKLMAVVLNKDGAVKPVEIEVMDVPSGEFYIVKKGLNAGDRVVTEGMGTLQEGTKIKALPVKN, from the coding sequence ATGAAACCAATACATTTACCATTATTCATTTTCCTGCTTTTTTTAATGCAGGCCTGTGGATCTGAACAACAGCCATCTCAGGAACAAAGTATCCAGGAATACCCTGTGATGACTTTGGAAAGCCAGGAAGCAACAATCAATACAGAATATCCAGCCACGATACAGGGGCAGCAGAATATAGAAATCAGGCCAAAAGTAGATGGCTTTATAGCACATATTTTTGTGGATGAAGGCGCTTCGGTTAAAAAAGGACAGCCTTTGTTCAGTATCAATGCACCTCAGTATGAGCAGGAAGTAAAAACTGCTGCCGCAGCAATTAAAAATGCTGAAGCGGAAGTGAACACGGCAAAAATGCAGGTTGAAAAGGCTATACCTCTGGTAAAAGAAGGGATAGTGAGCGATTATGAATTGAAATCGGCTACTTTTAACCTGCATGCAAAAGAAGCTGCACTTGCACAGGCCAAAGCTAGTTTGGCCAATGCCAGGACCAATCTGGGCTACACCCGGATCAATAGTCCGGCCGATGGGGTGGTGGGCAGTATTCCTTATAAAACGGGTAGTCTGGTAAGCAGCGCGTCTCCGCAGCCGTTAACTACAGTTTCCAACATTGCTCATGTATTTGCTTATTTCTCTTTCAATGAAAAACAATTTTTAGACTTCACAGACCGCTTCCCTGGTGAGAAAATGAACGATAAATTGAAGCATTTTCCAGCAGTTACCCTTTTGCTGGCCAATGGGACGACTTATAAAGAGAAAGGGCATATGGAAAGTATTGGGGGCTTAATCAATACCGAAACCGGTGCGGTTAATCTGCGTGCAGGCTTCCCTAACCCGGAAGGAACCATAAGAAGTGGCGCAAGTGCTACTATTCGTATTCCTATGGCAGTAAAAGATGCTGTGCTGATTCCAGCCAAAGCAACTTACGAAATGCAGGAAAAGCTGATGGCTGTGGTGCTGAATAAAGACGGAGCCGTAAAGCCTGTTGAAATAGAAGTTATGGATGTTCCTTCGGGTGAGTTTTACATCGTAAAAAAAGGGCTGAACGCCGGAGATCGGGTGGTTACCGAAGGTATGGGGACTTTGCAGGAAGGCACAAAAATAAAAGCCTTGCCAGTTAAAAATTAG
- a CDS encoding metalloregulator ArsR/SmtB family transcription factor, which yields MKTNRFLMLLKTRGSLTAGEIAKELGITTEGARTQLLKLIDEELIQSVHESKGVGRPTQYFSLTELGNKGFPDTHSELTVKLIRQIKETLGEEALQTVISAAEQKAKQRYSQQLNQAVSLEEKVRQLTEIRNREGYMAEYSKDDKGYLLVENHCPICAAAQVCQGFCTSELNTFKFILGNDVSVTRINHIIAGDRRCAYRIVPLDYH from the coding sequence ATGAAGACAAATCGTTTTTTAATGTTGTTGAAGACCCGTGGTTCTTTAACTGCAGGAGAAATAGCTAAAGAACTGGGAATCACAACAGAAGGAGCCAGAACCCAATTGCTAAAACTAATAGACGAAGAATTGATTCAATCCGTACACGAGTCGAAGGGTGTGGGACGACCAACGCAATATTTTAGTTTAACGGAGCTTGGCAACAAAGGTTTTCCCGATACCCATTCTGAACTCACGGTAAAGCTGATTAGACAGATTAAAGAAACACTTGGGGAAGAAGCACTTCAAACGGTAATATCAGCAGCTGAACAGAAAGCTAAACAACGATACAGTCAACAATTGAATCAGGCAGTCTCCCTGGAAGAAAAAGTGAGACAACTCACTGAAATCCGTAACCGGGAAGGCTACATGGCCGAATACAGCAAAGATGATAAAGGATATCTGCTGGTAGAGAATCACTGCCCCATCTGTGCGGCAGCTCAAGTCTGCCAGGGTTTCTGTACATCAGAACTCAATACCTTCAAATTCATACTCGGCAACGACGTGAGCGTAACCAGGATAAATCATATCATTGCGGGCGATAGAAGATGCGCTTATCGCATTGTTCCATTAGATTATCATTAA
- a CDS encoding valine--tRNA ligase has product MSISTKYDPAATEDKWYSYWLSKKFFHSEPDEREPYTIVIPPPNVTGVLHMGHMLNNTIQDVLIRKARMQGKNACWVPGTDHASIATEAKVVAMLKERGINKADITREEFLKYAWEWKEKYGGIILDQLKKLGASCDWDRTRFTMEDDLSDAVIDSFIHLYKKGWIYRGIRMVNWDPAGKTAVSDEEVIRKEVNQKLYYIRYTVSGSDDFITIATTRPETIMADAAICINPNDERYTHLKGKKVFVPLINREIPVIEDEYVTMDFGTGCLKVTPAHDLNDYELGVKHKLPVIDILNEDGTLNELAVILVGEDRFIARKKIAKLLDEAGHLDKVEDYKSQVGFSERTDAAIEPKLSMQWFCKMDQMAKPALEDVLNGDVKLIPEKFVNTYRHWMENVRDWNISRQLWWGQQIPAWYDNQGNWVVAKTQAEALDEFLKLKDPDGTFTAEEAAGCKNQLSAFIKQDPDVMDTWFSSWLWPISVFDGFKNPDNADINYYYPTNDLVTAPEILFFWVARMIMAGHEFRGQKPFTNVYLTGIVRDKLGRKMSKSLGNSPDPIGLIEKYGADGVRVGMLLCSPAGNDLMFDESYCEQGRNFANKIWNAFRLVKGWEVDEQLENPNQQAILWFGNRFNEALAEIEDNFKQYRLSEALMATYKLVWDDFCAWYLEMVKPAYQHPVDAETLKATIGFFEQILTLLHPFMPFITEELWHDELFGEKGEMDCCIVASYPVVGAADLTLLKEVETIKTLVAEIRNVRNTKQISPKEALPLAIKINSNLDYEKWLNIVFKLANISQVEVVNDKIPGAVSFMVGNDEFFIHLNEAIDVDAERERLNADLVYLQGFLKSVNAKLSNERFVQNAKPEIIQNERNKQADAEGKIKIIEESLAALS; this is encoded by the coding sequence ATGAGCATTTCAACAAAATACGATCCGGCGGCGACAGAAGACAAATGGTATAGTTACTGGCTTTCAAAGAAATTTTTTCACTCTGAACCAGACGAGCGGGAACCTTACACAATAGTAATCCCACCACCAAATGTCACTGGCGTATTGCACATGGGCCATATGCTCAACAATACCATTCAGGACGTATTGATCCGTAAAGCCCGCATGCAGGGTAAAAACGCATGCTGGGTACCGGGAACTGACCATGCTTCTATTGCTACAGAAGCTAAGGTAGTGGCTATGCTTAAAGAAAGAGGCATCAACAAAGCTGATATTACACGTGAGGAGTTTTTGAAATATGCCTGGGAATGGAAAGAAAAGTACGGAGGAATCATTCTTGATCAGTTGAAAAAGCTGGGAGCAAGTTGTGATTGGGATCGTACTCGCTTTACCATGGAAGATGATTTGTCGGATGCGGTAATTGATAGTTTTATACATCTGTATAAAAAAGGCTGGATTTACCGTGGTATTCGTATGGTAAATTGGGATCCGGCAGGTAAAACTGCGGTTTCTGACGAAGAAGTAATCCGTAAGGAAGTAAACCAGAAATTATATTATATCAGATATACAGTTTCTGGCTCTGATGATTTTATCACGATTGCAACCACCCGTCCCGAAACCATTATGGCTGATGCTGCGATCTGTATTAATCCAAATGATGAGCGATATACGCATCTGAAGGGTAAAAAAGTATTTGTCCCGTTGATTAATCGCGAAATTCCGGTAATAGAGGATGAGTATGTAACGATGGATTTTGGTACTGGTTGCTTAAAAGTTACGCCTGCACATGATCTGAACGATTATGAACTGGGTGTTAAACACAAGCTGCCGGTTATCGATATATTGAATGAGGATGGTACGCTGAATGAACTGGCTGTTATTTTGGTTGGTGAAGACCGTTTTATAGCCAGAAAAAAAATTGCGAAACTGTTGGATGAAGCCGGCCACCTGGATAAAGTGGAAGACTATAAATCGCAGGTAGGTTTTTCTGAGCGTACGGATGCGGCCATTGAGCCTAAACTGTCGATGCAGTGGTTCTGTAAAATGGATCAGATGGCTAAACCGGCACTGGAAGATGTGTTGAATGGGGACGTGAAGCTGATTCCTGAAAAGTTTGTGAATACTTATCGCCACTGGATGGAGAATGTACGGGATTGGAATATCAGTCGCCAGCTATGGTGGGGTCAGCAGATTCCTGCCTGGTACGACAATCAGGGCAATTGGGTAGTGGCCAAAACCCAAGCAGAAGCTTTGGACGAATTTTTAAAATTAAAAGATCCTGATGGTACATTTACTGCAGAAGAAGCTGCGGGATGCAAAAATCAGCTTTCGGCTTTTATAAAACAGGATCCTGACGTAATGGATACCTGGTTCTCTTCATGGTTATGGCCAATATCGGTATTTGATGGTTTTAAAAACCCAGATAATGCAGACATTAATTATTATTATCCTACTAATGATTTGGTTACTGCACCCGAGATTTTATTTTTCTGGGTGGCCAGAATGATCATGGCAGGACATGAATTCAGAGGACAGAAACCTTTCACTAATGTATATTTAACGGGTATTGTAAGGGATAAACTGGGCCGCAAGATGTCAAAATCTTTAGGTAACTCTCCCGATCCGATAGGCCTGATTGAAAAATATGGCGCTGATGGCGTAAGGGTGGGGATGCTGTTGTGTTCTCCTGCAGGTAACGACCTGATGTTTGATGAGAGTTATTGCGAGCAAGGCCGAAATTTTGCCAACAAAATCTGGAATGCATTCCGTCTGGTAAAAGGCTGGGAGGTAGATGAGCAACTTGAAAATCCAAATCAGCAGGCGATATTGTGGTTCGGTAACCGTTTTAACGAAGCACTGGCCGAAATTGAAGATAACTTTAAACAATATCGTTTATCGGAAGCTTTAATGGCTACCTATAAATTGGTATGGGATGATTTCTGTGCCTGGTATTTGGAAATGGTTAAGCCTGCTTACCAACATCCGGTTGATGCAGAAACATTGAAAGCAACTATTGGTTTCTTTGAGCAGATATTGACTTTGCTGCATCCGTTTATGCCGTTTATTACCGAAGAGCTATGGCATGATGAATTGTTTGGTGAAAAAGGAGAAATGGATTGTTGTATTGTAGCTAGTTATCCTGTAGTTGGAGCTGCTGATTTAACTTTACTAAAAGAAGTGGAAACCATTAAGACTTTGGTAGCCGAAATCAGAAATGTCAGGAACACTAAACAAATTTCTCCTAAAGAAGCATTGCCTTTAGCCATCAAGATAAATTCGAATCTGGATTACGAAAAATGGTTAAACATTGTATTTAAACTGGCCAATATTAGTCAGGTTGAGGTGGTGAATGATAAGATTCCAGGTGCAGTAAGTTTTATGGTGGGCAATGATGAATTTTTTATTCACCTGAACGAAGCAATTGATGTTGATGCGGAAAGGGAACGCCTAAATGCTGATCTGGTATATTTACAAGGCTTTTTAAAATCTGTGAATGCCAAATTAAGTAATGAACGTTTTGTGCAGAACGCCAAGCCGGAGATTATTCAGAATGAAAGGAACAAACAGGCAGACGCAGAAGGGAAAATTAAGATCATTGAAGAGAGTTTAGCTGCTTTAAGCTAA
- a CDS encoding DPP IV N-terminal domain-containing protein, producing MKKLILLACLVSVTFYGFSQRKQFTMQDAMANARTSLAPENLSQIQFIYGTEDYVYAKRVGNMPVWFTGNAKTTADQPFLTLAQLNQKLKIAQKDTLKMMPMIQFNQRAEWIINLNGNKVALNPVKNTVEVLVDQSLTAKSNVEESKVGYVAYLDNFNLFVAKGDEQKQVTTDGSKDIVYASSVHRDEFGISKGTFWSNNGNLLAFYRMDQTMVTDYPIIDWTTRPAHNVNIKYPMAGDKSHQVTVGVYNAQIKTVVYLKTGEPVEQYLTNIAWSPDDKYIYIAVLNREQNHMKLNQYDATTGNFVKTLFEERDEKYVEPLVPVLFLKNDPSKFIWQSNRDGWNHLYLYSAAGKMLKQLTKGSWEVLEVKGFDAKGDQLFYVSTEESPITRNLYVLNLKTGKSKRITQGFAMHNAQVSTSGNTVIDSYSTPDDPRVIQLVESASSKAKVLLKAANPLAAYATENSSIFTIKSKSGDDLYLSLYKPVNYDAGKKYPVVVYWYGGPHAQLVMNGWNAGSGDYWARYMAQKGYVVLTLDVRGSDNRGKAFEQSMFRRAGEVQMEDMMTAVDYLKAQPYVDATNMGLFGWSFGGFATTDFMLTHPGVFKAAVAGGPVINWQFYEIMYTERYMDTPQENPEGYAATYLSNRVDQLKSKLLLIHGQQDPVVVQQHSVDFVKHAVDKGVQVDYMIYPGHEHNVMGKDRIHLYQKVTDYFEQYLK from the coding sequence ATGAAAAAACTGATTCTGCTGGCCTGTTTGGTGTCCGTTACTTTTTACGGCTTTTCTCAGCGTAAGCAATTTACTATGCAAGATGCGATGGCCAATGCCCGCACGTCACTTGCACCCGAAAATCTATCTCAAATTCAATTTATTTACGGAACAGAAGATTACGTTTATGCTAAACGTGTAGGTAATATGCCTGTTTGGTTTACCGGGAATGCAAAAACGACTGCAGATCAGCCATTTCTTACTTTAGCTCAATTGAATCAAAAGTTAAAGATTGCACAGAAAGATACCCTAAAAATGATGCCTATGATTCAATTTAATCAGAGAGCAGAATGGATCATTAATCTGAATGGTAATAAGGTAGCACTTAATCCGGTTAAAAACACGGTTGAGGTACTGGTTGATCAATCGCTGACGGCAAAATCAAATGTAGAAGAAAGCAAAGTAGGCTATGTGGCTTATTTGGATAATTTTAATCTTTTTGTAGCCAAGGGTGATGAACAGAAACAGGTAACTACTGATGGGAGCAAGGACATTGTGTATGCTTCTTCAGTACACAGAGATGAATTTGGAATCAGTAAAGGTACATTTTGGAGCAACAATGGCAATTTGCTTGCTTTTTATAGAATGGATCAGACTATGGTTACCGACTATCCAATCATCGATTGGACAACAAGGCCTGCTCATAATGTAAACATCAAATATCCAATGGCGGGCGATAAAAGTCACCAGGTAACAGTAGGTGTTTACAATGCACAAATCAAAACAGTTGTTTATTTAAAAACAGGCGAACCTGTGGAGCAATACTTGACCAATATTGCCTGGAGCCCTGACGATAAATACATCTACATTGCGGTATTGAATCGTGAGCAGAATCACATGAAGCTAAATCAATATGATGCCACTACAGGGAATTTTGTAAAAACATTGTTTGAAGAACGGGATGAAAAATATGTAGAACCATTGGTGCCTGTATTGTTTCTGAAAAATGATCCCTCAAAGTTCATCTGGCAAAGCAACAGAGATGGATGGAATCATCTTTATTTATATAGTGCAGCTGGAAAAATGTTAAAACAGCTGACTAAGGGATCATGGGAGGTGTTGGAAGTAAAAGGTTTTGATGCAAAAGGAGATCAGCTGTTTTATGTTTCTACTGAAGAATCGCCGATTACCAGAAATTTATATGTATTGAACCTGAAAACAGGTAAATCGAAAAGAATTACACAAGGATTTGCCATGCACAATGCACAGGTAAGCACTTCCGGTAATACCGTGATTGACAGTTACAGTACCCCGGATGATCCAAGGGTAATTCAATTGGTTGAGTCGGCTTCGTCAAAAGCTAAAGTGTTGCTGAAAGCCGCAAACCCATTGGCAGCATATGCTACAGAGAACTCATCCATATTTACCATTAAAAGTAAGTCGGGCGACGATTTGTACCTGAGTTTATATAAACCTGTAAATTACGATGCAGGTAAAAAATACCCCGTAGTTGTTTACTGGTATGGAGGCCCGCATGCACAATTGGTGATGAATGGCTGGAATGCAGGATCGGGCGATTATTGGGCACGCTATATGGCGCAAAAAGGTTATGTAGTACTTACATTGGATGTAAGGGGAAGCGACAACAGGGGAAAAGCATTTGAGCAATCGATGTTCCGCAGAGCTGGCGAAGTGCAGATGGAAGATATGATGACTGCGGTGGATTACCTGAAAGCTCAACCTTATGTAGATGCAACCAATATGGGCTTGTTTGGATGGAGCTTTGGTGGCTTTGCTACTACAGACTTTATGCTTACCCACCCTGGTGTTTTTAAAGCAGCTGTAGCGGGCGGGCCGGTGATCAATTGGCAGTTTTATGAAATTATGTATACAGAACGCTATATGGATACACCACAGGAAAATCCTGAAGGTTATGCTGCGACTTATCTGAGCAATAGGGTTGACCAGTTGAAGAGTAAGCTACTATTGATTCATGGACAGCAAGATCCAGTAGTTGTGCAGCAACATTCGGTTGATTTTGTAAAACATGCAGTAGATAAGGGTGTACAGGTTGATTACATGATCTATCCTGGTCACGAACACAATGTAATGGGGAAAGACAGGATACATCTGTACCAAAAGGTGACAGACTATTTTGAACAATATTTGAAATAA
- a CDS encoding DMT family transporter, whose translation MKNIFIGLLFAMLWASASAATKFGILSAPPLILGNLRFFIAGIVLLGYCYFISKDQQYRLPTTEEWRQLAIFGFLNTTVYLGMYVFAMKYTAAGIGSLATSTNPLLIVLLSSWLMGRRPAKAEILSIIIGMAGIAMATYPLLKSANTSIFGVSILMLSMVAVSFASVYYARVKWTLPNLLINGWQVSLGGLFLLPFTFVMSDFSAIQFNNRLIYAVLWLSLAVSVVGLICWFYLLKIDTVKASLWLFLCPLFGFFYAWWLLDEPITLYTVAGTLLVVTGLYIGQRKKLGT comes from the coding sequence GTGAAGAACATCTTTATCGGTTTACTTTTTGCCATGTTATGGGCATCCGCTTCTGCAGCCACTAAGTTTGGCATATTATCGGCGCCCCCGCTGATATTAGGAAACCTTCGTTTCTTTATCGCAGGCATTGTTTTGCTAGGCTATTGTTATTTCATCAGCAAAGATCAGCAATACCGGCTACCTACCACTGAAGAATGGCGGCAACTGGCCATTTTTGGCTTTTTGAATACTACAGTTTATCTGGGCATGTATGTATTTGCGATGAAATACACCGCAGCAGGAATAGGCAGTCTGGCCACTTCTACCAATCCTTTGTTAATTGTTTTATTGTCATCATGGCTTATGGGCCGCAGGCCGGCAAAGGCCGAAATTCTGAGTATAATCATCGGTATGGCCGGCATTGCCATGGCAACCTACCCCTTGCTTAAAAGTGCCAACACCAGTATTTTCGGGGTGAGCATATTAATGTTGAGCATGGTTGCCGTTTCTTTTGCCAGTGTATACTACGCAAGGGTAAAATGGACACTACCCAACCTCCTGATCAATGGCTGGCAGGTTAGTCTTGGAGGTTTATTTTTACTTCCCTTCACCTTTGTGATGAGTGATTTTTCGGCCATTCAATTCAACAACCGACTGATTTATGCTGTACTCTGGCTTAGTCTTGCCGTGTCTGTCGTTGGCTTGATCTGCTGGTTTTATCTGTTAAAAATAGATACGGTAAAAGCCTCATTGTGGCTATTCCTATGTCCACTGTTTGGCTTCTTTTATGCCTGGTGGTTGCTGGATGAACCCATTACCTTATACACTGTTGCCGGCACGCTCCTGGTGGTCACAGGCTTGTACATTGGTCAGCGTAAAAAGCTAGGCACATAA
- a CDS encoding MmcQ/YjbR family DNA-binding protein → MNIESLRAYCLGLNGTTEGMKWEHLCFMIEEKIYVVASLEDGHLTFKCNPEDFDELVVRPGIEQAKHMAKRQWVTLQGVNIMPDAELQKCIIQSRSLVLGKLPKKVQAKYQ, encoded by the coding sequence ATGAATATTGAATCACTCAGAGCATACTGCCTTGGCCTAAACGGTACAACCGAAGGAATGAAATGGGAGCATCTTTGCTTTATGATTGAAGAGAAAATATATGTAGTTGCATCGCTGGAAGATGGGCACCTTACTTTTAAATGTAATCCCGAAGATTTTGATGAATTAGTTGTCAGACCCGGTATTGAGCAAGCCAAGCATATGGCCAAACGGCAATGGGTAACTTTGCAGGGGGTGAATATAATGCCTGATGCGGAGCTGCAAAAATGCATTATCCAATCCCGATCATTGGTTTTAGGTAAATTGCCTAAAAAGGTACAGGCCAAATATCAATAA
- the mnmD gene encoding tRNA (5-methylaminomethyl-2-thiouridine)(34)-methyltransferase MnmD, which translates to MNKITLTADGSNTLYNENIGEHYHSKHGALQESKHVFINAGLKHAIHSFPDQPISILEVGFGTGLNFLLSAAYGQENNIPLNYISLEAFPLQLEELESTGYHQYVPLDIWEGTVNNYGKAFQQFVSIVPLQQLKIIHTYLHRYETTQQFDLIYYDAFSVQHQPEMWTDEIIAHVCQFLKPGGIFVTYAITGKLKRSLKSIGFTIEKLPGAPGKREMLRATKTE; encoded by the coding sequence ATGAACAAAATCACCTTAACAGCCGATGGCTCCAACACTTTATACAATGAAAACATTGGCGAGCATTACCATTCCAAACATGGAGCTTTACAGGAAAGCAAACATGTATTTATCAATGCAGGCTTAAAACATGCCATACATAGTTTTCCAGATCAGCCAATCAGTATACTGGAGGTAGGTTTTGGTACCGGCCTTAACTTTTTGCTTAGCGCAGCTTATGGCCAGGAAAACAATATACCGCTCAACTATATTTCCTTAGAAGCATTTCCACTTCAGCTTGAAGAACTTGAATCAACAGGATACCATCAATATGTGCCACTTGACATCTGGGAAGGCACAGTAAACAATTACGGAAAGGCGTTTCAGCAGTTCGTTAGTATTGTTCCGCTGCAACAATTGAAAATTATACATACCTATCTGCACCGGTACGAAACCACGCAGCAATTTGACCTGATTTACTATGATGCTTTTTCGGTCCAACACCAACCTGAAATGTGGACAGATGAGATCATTGCCCATGTTTGTCAGTTTTTGAAACCTGGTGGGATTTTTGTGACTTATGCCATTACGGGAAAACTAAAGCGTAGCTTAAAAAGCATCGGTTTTACGATAGAGAAACTACCTGGTGCACCAGGGAAAAGAGAAATGCTGAGGGCAACAAAGACGGAATAA
- a CDS encoding aldo/keto reductase: protein MEKRKLGNTDLFVSPITFGGNVFGWTIDEKKSFEILDGFTDAGFNFVDTADSYSHWAPGNKGGESETIIGNWMAQKKNRQQVIIATKVGSIPGSDKKSLAKNYILKCVDESLTRLKTDYIDLYQSHYDDLETPIEDTLEIYDRLIRAGKIRWIGASNFSAARLTKALETAQKLSLPKYQSFQPEYNLYKREGYEKEMEKVVTTHQLGVINYYALASGFLTGKYRNEADENKSKRGPGIRKYYFNERGFKILDALDQVSEQYNANPASIALAWLIARPSVTAPIASVTNMTQLDDLITAADIKLNIEDIAILDQASAWT, encoded by the coding sequence ATGGAAAAAAGAAAATTAGGTAACACCGACCTGTTCGTCAGTCCCATTACCTTTGGGGGTAATGTGTTTGGCTGGACTATAGACGAAAAAAAATCATTCGAAATATTAGATGGCTTTACAGATGCCGGATTTAATTTTGTGGATACTGCCGATTCCTATTCGCATTGGGCACCTGGAAATAAAGGGGGCGAATCGGAAACCATCATTGGCAACTGGATGGCGCAGAAAAAAAACCGGCAGCAGGTGATTATTGCAACTAAGGTGGGCTCCATCCCCGGTTCCGACAAAAAAAGCTTGGCCAAAAACTATATTCTTAAGTGTGTAGATGAATCCCTCACCCGTTTAAAGACCGACTATATTGACTTATATCAGTCGCACTACGATGACTTGGAAACACCAATAGAAGATACATTGGAAATATACGACAGGCTCATCAGGGCTGGAAAAATACGTTGGATAGGTGCTTCTAACTTTTCGGCCGCACGCCTAACCAAAGCATTGGAAACAGCACAAAAATTGAGCCTACCTAAGTATCAAAGCTTTCAACCAGAGTACAACCTATACAAACGCGAAGGCTACGAAAAAGAAATGGAAAAGGTAGTCACCACACACCAGCTTGGGGTAATTAATTACTACGCGCTGGCAAGTGGCTTTTTAACCGGAAAATATCGGAATGAAGCCGATGAAAATAAGAGCAAACGTGGTCCTGGCATTAGAAAATACTATTTCAATGAGCGGGGCTTTAAAATACTGGATGCACTGGATCAGGTTTCTGAACAATACAATGCCAATCCAGCAAGCATTGCCCTGGCATGGCTCATTGCCCGACCATCTGTTACTGCGCCAATTGCCAGCGTAACCAACATGACACAACTCGACGACCTCATTACAGCAGCCGATATAAAACTAAATATTGAAGACATAGCTATACTTGATCAGGCCAGTGCCTGGACGTAG
- a CDS encoding AI-2E family transporter has product MNNVSLPFYTKLAMVLFSIISLGYLAILGQTILAPMLTSFLLALLLLPMANFMEQKWRFKRSIASIISVVLMIVVISGILYFLANQLTDLWKDWPLLKHQAETSFHDIQHWISRTFNVNTQKQIDYLKDSASSAIATSATVLGATLLTVSSTLLFLSFLLLFTFFILNYRSILFNFLSSVFEEKHKQKVSEIVRHIQYIIKKYITGLFLQMLIVTVLMIFTLWILNVKYAVLLGLISGIFNIVPYIGIFTALLISVLITFATAGAGKVLLVLIAFVSIHALDGNVLMPLVVGSKVKINALFAFIGIVVGEMIWGISGMFLCIPYLAMLKIIFDKVDQLKPWGILLGGEEKPQKKRRVYRITKKIKLEEQE; this is encoded by the coding sequence ATGAACAATGTATCCCTACCTTTTTACACCAAACTAGCCATGGTGTTGTTTTCTATTATTAGCCTGGGTTACCTGGCTATTTTAGGTCAAACGATCCTGGCCCCAATGTTAACTTCATTTTTACTAGCCTTATTGTTATTGCCCATGGCAAATTTCATGGAGCAGAAATGGCGTTTTAAAAGAAGTATCGCATCCATCATTTCTGTAGTATTGATGATTGTGGTAATTTCGGGCATACTTTATTTCCTGGCCAACCAGCTTACCGACTTGTGGAAGGACTGGCCCCTGTTAAAACACCAGGCCGAGACTTCTTTTCATGATATCCAACATTGGATTTCCAGAACCTTTAATGTCAATACACAAAAACAAATAGATTACCTTAAAGATAGTGCAAGTAGCGCCATAGCCACCAGTGCCACTGTCTTGGGGGCTACCTTACTTACGGTATCCTCTACGCTATTGTTCCTCTCCTTCTTATTGTTGTTTACATTCTTCATCCTCAATTACAGAAGTATTCTTTTTAACTTCCTTTCTTCAGTTTTTGAGGAAAAACACAAACAGAAGGTTAGCGAAATTGTCAGACACATCCAATATATTATTAAAAAATACATTACTGGTCTGTTTTTACAAATGCTGATTGTAACCGTTTTAATGATATTTACCTTATGGATATTAAATGTCAAATATGCAGTGTTGCTGGGACTAATCTCAGGGATTTTTAATATCGTGCCCTACATTGGGATTTTTACTGCCTTGCTCATCAGCGTGCTCATCACTTTTGCAACTGCAGGTGCTGGTAAAGTTTTACTGGTACTCATTGCCTTTGTAAGCATTCATGCCCTCGATGGCAACGTTCTGATGCCTCTAGTAGTAGGCTCTAAAGTAAAAATCAATGCATTATTTGCTTTTATTGGCATTGTGGTTGGCGAAATGATATGGGGCATATCAGGTATGTTTCTATGCATACCTTATCTGGCCATGCTTAAAATTATCTTCGATAAAGTTGACCAACTGAAGCCCTGGGGTATTTTACTTGGTGGAGAAGAAAAGCCACAAAAGAAAAGAAGAGTGTATCGCATTACCAAAAAAATCAAGTTGGAAGAACAAGAGTAA